AGCGCGAGATAGCGGCCCTGCATGCCATTCAGCAGAAGATCGAGGCTATCCCCGCCGACTCGCTCGATGCGCCCATCGCCGGCGACCGTGAGATCCTCCTCGGCAACATCCGGTCCATGCTCCTGAGCCTCGAGGTCATCCGACCGTGGGAGAAGAACCCGGATAACTACTCTTCTGGCATCACGCAGTCGGCGTTCGTCCTCATGAGCCGCAAGTTCGCTCCGGCGAACACGCGGCTGCGATCCGTGATTGCCCGCGAACAACTCATGCCGCAGGTGTTGCTGGAGGCGCGCAAGAACCTCAAGAATCCTCCAAAGATCTACACCGAGATCGCGCTCGAGCAGATTGACGGTTCCATCAGCTTCTTCCAGAACGATCTCCCCGCAGGCTTTGCCGACGCTACCGACCCCGCCACCAGGGCCGCCTTCGCCAAGTCGAACGCCGCCGTCATCCAGGCTCTCAAAGACTATGCCGCCTGGATGAAGAGCGACCTGCTCCCGCGCTCCAGTGGCGACTTCCGCTTCGGCACTGATACTTTCCGCAAGAAGCTTGCCTACGACGAGATGGTCGACATCCCGCTCGAAAGCCTGCTTCAGATCGGCTATGGCGACCTGCACCGGAATCAGCTTGAGTTCGCCAGCGTCGCGAAGGAGATCGATCCCACGAAGACTCCGCAGGAGGTCCTCGCCCTGCTCGCGACCATCCATCCTCCGCCGGATAAGCTGCTACAGACCTTCCAGGACCAGTTCTCCGGCCTGATCGGGTTTATCAATTCGCATCACATCATCTCGATCCCGAGCGACGTGGAGCCCACGCTCGAAGAGACGCCGCCCTTCATGCGCGCCACCACGCAGGCGTCGATGGACCCTCCCGGCCCCTTTGAAACCAACTCCACCAAGGCCTACTTCAACGTCACGCTGCCCGAGAAGGACTGGACCAAGGAGCATATCGCCGAACACATGGCCTCCTTCAACGTCGGCACCATCACCTCAACCGCCGTCCACGAGGCTTACCCCGGCCACTACGTGCAGTTCCTCTACCTGCCGCAGTTCTCCTCGAAGATCCGCAAGGTGCTTGGGGCAAACACCAACATCGAAGGCTGGGCGCACTACTGCGAGCAGATGATGCTCGACGAAGGCTACCTGCCCACCCTCACCGGCTCTCCCGAGGAGCAGGCGAAGCAGGCCAAGCTCATCCGCCTCGGCCAGCTTCAGGACGCGCTGCTCCGCGACGCGCGCTTCATCGTCGGCATCCGCATGCATACCGGCGTCGGAGGCCCACTTACCATCGACGAAGCCGCCGCCTTCTTCTCCAAGGAGGGCTACCAGTCCCCCTCGATCGGCATGATGGAGACCAAGCGCGGCACCGCCGACGCCACCTACCTCTACTACACCCTGGGCAAGCTGGAGATCCTGAAGCTCCGCGACGACGTGAAGGCAAAACAGGGCGCGGCGTTCAACCTGCAGGCCTTCCACAATGCTTTCATGCAGCAGGGCTTCGCACCACTGAAGATTATTCGCAAGTCGATGCTGCATAACGACTCGCCTGTGCTGTAAGGTCTTGCATCGAATATATAGGCGTCCCAGGAGCTAAGAGTTATGAAGATCGCCATCCTCGCATCCCGCGTCATCCTCGGACTTCTCTTCTTCGTCTTCGGCCTCAATGGAATCCTGCATTTTATGAATGGTCCCCTGCCTCCGGGAGACGGTGGGATCTGGATCGGCCTCATGACGACGCACAAGTACACCAGCTTCGTCGCGCTCCTGGAAATTATCGGTGGGCTTCTTTTGCTGGTCGGCCGTTACGTTCCGCTTGGCCTGACCATCCTTGCGCCGATCCTGGTGAATGTCCTGTGCTTCCATCTCTTCTTCAGCGTCCCGGGCATCGCTGCGGGTATCGTCTGCACGATCCTCGAACTCTTCCTGATCTTCGCCTACCGCCTGAGCTTCCGCGGTCTGTTCGACGCGGCGCCGGAGGTCTCGTAGCCTCGTTTTCCTCGCGTATTCTCCGTTTCTTTACAACCCGTTTTACGATCGCGGCAACTGAACCGTAGGGGCACTTTGGTACCATCAATCCAACCCCCGACCGGAGAAACTTACGACTGATGCCAACTCCCCAGAAGATTCGTAAAGCGGTGTTCCCTGCAGCGGGAATGGGAACCCGTTTCCTGCCAGCGACCAAGGCTACCCCGAAGGAGATGCTTTGCCTGGTCGATAAGCCCCTGATCCAGTACGGGGTCGAGGAAGCGGTCGCGGCTGGCTGTACCGAGATCATCATCGTCACGGGCCGCGGCAAGACCACCATGGAGGATCATTTCGACCGCTCGCCCGAGCTCGAAGCCTCCCTCGAAGCCAAGAACAAGACCGCCCTGCTCGAGATCGCCCGCTCGGTCTCGAAGCTCGCCAAGATCACGTATACCCGGCAGTCCGAGCCGCTTGGCCTGGGCCACGCGGTCCTGATGGCGAAGGAGATCGTCGGCAACGAGCCGTTCTGCGTTTTGCTCCCCGACGACATCGTCGACGCCGAACCCGGCTGCATGAAGCAGATGGTCGACGCCTTCGCCGAGGTCCAGTCCAGCATCCTTGGCTCCGAGGTTGTCGAAGGGCCGGCCATCTCCGCGTATGGCTGCCTCGACTGCAACCCGCATCCGACCAACTCACGCCTGCTCGACGTCAAGGGCATGGTGGAGAAGCCGAAGTTCGAGGACGCTCCGTCGCCGAACGCGATCATCGGACGCTACATTCTCACCCCGCGCATCTTCGAGATGATCGAAGGCATCACGCCCGGCGCAGGCGGGGAACTTCAACTCACCGACGCTATCAAGGCCCTGCTCCAGCACGAGAAAGTCTACGGCTTCAGCTACGAAGGCAAACGCCACGACGCCGGCGACAAACAGGGTTTTCTTCGCGCCACGGTGGAGTTGGGGATCAAGCACGCGAGCTGCGGCGAAAGTTTCCGCGCGTGGCTCAAGGAACAAACCTTCTAGACGTACCTCTTCAACTGGACGGCATCCATGGCTCTCCGCAACCCTGGGTGCCCTTCCACGCTCCGGTAGACCGCGCCTGTTTGCTGGTTCTCCGCCATCAGCATCGTCAGCCCAAGGTCGATCCCGACGACGTCATTATCGAACCACCCTCGGCTGTCGTTTGCTCCGGGGTTAAACGCATCGACGAATCCATAGCGGCCGAAGGACTTCGGGTGGTGCTCCCGCATCGCGACCAGGGCGACGATGCACTCCTCCGGAAGCAGCGTCAGCGACCCGCCGGCGGCATGCGGCGAGAGCGTACCGTCCCATTCCCCGATGATCGGCGGCGCGGCCCACGCCATGTACTCCCGCCGCTCTGTGTCACAGGCTGAAAACCCCCACACGCGCTCGTCGACCCATTGAAACCTTCCGTGCTGCATCAGGCAATAGGTCTTATGCGCCCGCACTGCCGCGACAGAATTCTGGTAGTAGTCCGCGTAGGCGTCCTTCAAACCGCGCAGATCGAGCCAAACGTGCGGATACTGGTGGATGAACAAGGCTCCGAAGCTGGAGATGAAGCGAATTCCGCCGTAGTCGTAGGTATTCCGCTCGATCGCGTTCCAGATGCCGGCGGGAAGGGGATGTGTCGGCGAAGCGATCGCCAGCAGATACATCAGCATGCATTCCGAATAAGAGGACCACCGGGCCTGCAAGAAGCCCGACCCCGGCAGCCAGCCCATGGATAACATCGCCTCTTTTCCGGAGGGAACTGCATTTGCGTTCAACATCCACGGCCAGTCGATCCGTTCGACGATCGTCTTGACCAGCGCGGTCCCCTCCTGCGAATTCAGGCTCTCACCCGCATGCACCGCGCCGGCTACCAGGAGCGCCGTATCGATCGACGAAAACTCGGACTCCTTCTTCCTTGCGCCCGAGCGGCCGTCGAGATAATGCGCAAAAAAGCCGCGCTCATGTTCAGCCCGATTCGCCAGGAAGCGCAGCGAGGTCATCATCCGCTCCTCGCAACGAGCGGCAGGAACATATCCGTTCCGAGCGGCAATGGACAACGCACTCAACCCAAAGCCTGTCGCTGCAATGGACGCCACACTGTACTGTTCCGCATCGCTCGCCCCATCGGCGGGAGCGCGGTCGAAGGCCAGTCCCGTTCCAGGATCAGAGCGTTCGATGAAGTAGTGGGCCGCACGCTCCCGCACCTCTTCCAGCAATCTGACGGCGCTGGGGCTGAAGTTCGACGGCTGATTCGCCACGGGCCGCTTGGGAAACAGCGCCTGCTCGGGGTGCTCCGGCAACGCCCTATCCGATCGCTCGGCCGCGCCCTTGTGCTTCCCGCATCCCGTCTCCAGCAACGAACTCCCGGCAAGCGCGATCGGAACA
This genomic window from Granulicella sibirica contains:
- a CDS encoding glucoamylase family protein; this translates as MNRRDALRAIGSVPIALAGSSLLETGCGKHKGAAERSDRALPEHPEQALFPKRPVANQPSNFSPSAVRLLEEVRERAAHYFIERSDPGTGLAFDRAPADGASDAEQYSVASIAATGFGLSALSIAARNGYVPAARCEERMMTSLRFLANRAEHERGFFAHYLDGRSGARKKESEFSSIDTALLVAGAVHAGESLNSQEGTALVKTIVERIDWPWMLNANAVPSGKEAMLSMGWLPGSGFLQARWSSYSECMLMYLLAIASPTHPLPAGIWNAIERNTYDYGGIRFISSFGALFIHQYPHVWLDLRGLKDAYADYYQNSVAAVRAHKTYCLMQHGRFQWVDERVWGFSACDTERREYMAWAAPPIIGEWDGTLSPHAAGGSLTLLPEECIVALVAMREHHPKSFGRYGFVDAFNPGANDSRGWFDNDVVGIDLGLTMLMAENQQTGAVYRSVEGHPGLRRAMDAVQLKRYV
- a CDS encoding DoxX family protein; protein product: MKIAILASRVILGLLFFVFGLNGILHFMNGPLPPGDGGIWIGLMTTHKYTSFVALLEIIGGLLLLVGRYVPLGLTILAPILVNVLCFHLFFSVPGIAAGIVCTILELFLIFAYRLSFRGLFDAAPEVS
- a CDS encoding DUF885 domain-containing protein, producing MKRLFLLILLSAFAAPLAPAQRISADGGPQTLDFYAEHFFSDIYFHFSPTNGTSAGLHQYDTQLEDYSASAVQREIAALHAIQQKIEAIPADSLDAPIAGDREILLGNIRSMLLSLEVIRPWEKNPDNYSSGITQSAFVLMSRKFAPANTRLRSVIAREQLMPQVLLEARKNLKNPPKIYTEIALEQIDGSISFFQNDLPAGFADATDPATRAAFAKSNAAVIQALKDYAAWMKSDLLPRSSGDFRFGTDTFRKKLAYDEMVDIPLESLLQIGYGDLHRNQLEFASVAKEIDPTKTPQEVLALLATIHPPPDKLLQTFQDQFSGLIGFINSHHIISIPSDVEPTLEETPPFMRATTQASMDPPGPFETNSTKAYFNVTLPEKDWTKEHIAEHMASFNVGTITSTAVHEAYPGHYVQFLYLPQFSSKIRKVLGANTNIEGWAHYCEQMMLDEGYLPTLTGSPEEQAKQAKLIRLGQLQDALLRDARFIVGIRMHTGVGGPLTIDEAAAFFSKEGYQSPSIGMMETKRGTADATYLYYTLGKLEILKLRDDVKAKQGAAFNLQAFHNAFMQQGFAPLKIIRKSMLHNDSPVL
- the galU gene encoding UTP--glucose-1-phosphate uridylyltransferase GalU produces the protein MPTPQKIRKAVFPAAGMGTRFLPATKATPKEMLCLVDKPLIQYGVEEAVAAGCTEIIIVTGRGKTTMEDHFDRSPELEASLEAKNKTALLEIARSVSKLAKITYTRQSEPLGLGHAVLMAKEIVGNEPFCVLLPDDIVDAEPGCMKQMVDAFAEVQSSILGSEVVEGPAISAYGCLDCNPHPTNSRLLDVKGMVEKPKFEDAPSPNAIIGRYILTPRIFEMIEGITPGAGGELQLTDAIKALLQHEKVYGFSYEGKRHDAGDKQGFLRATVELGIKHASCGESFRAWLKEQTF